The sequence TTGGAGTTCTTCCGGAAGATGCAGTTTTTGAGTGTGCAACCTGATCGCACTACTTTGGCTATTGTTCTTAGCTCATGTGCTGGAATGGGATTTCTGGAGGGTGGAAAGCAGGTGCATGCAGTCTTGACCAAGGCATCTTTTCAAGCTGACATTTTTGTTGCCAGTGGACTCATTGACATGTATTCCAAGTGTGAAAGCATTGACCTGGCAAGGTGCTTTTTTGACAGAATGCCTGAAAGGGATATTGTCTGTTGGAATTCAATGATTTCCGGTTTTGCTCTCCATTCTTTACACAGGGAAGCTTTTACTTTGTTTCAACAGTTGCAAGAGAAAGGCATGAGACCTTCTCAGTTCTCTTATGCTAGTGTACTCAGTTCATGTGCTAGACTGGCTTCTGTGTCCCAAGGGAGACAAATACATGCTCAGATAGCAAAAGATGGGCATATGCATGATGTTTATGTGGGGAGTGCTCTGATCGATTTGTATTCAAGATGTGGTGATGTGGATGACGCTCGCCAGTTTTTCAATGAGATGACCAATAAAAATACTGTTTCTTGGAATGAGATGATACATGGATATGCACAGAATGGATGTGGGGAGGAATCTGTTGACCTCTTCCAAGACATGATTCTATCGGGTGAGAAACCTGATAGTATAACTTTCATTGCTGTTCTGACAGCTTGTAGCCATTCTGGGTTGGTTGACGAAGggttaaaaattttcaattccatGGAACAAGATCATGGGGTGGAGCCATTGGCAGAGCATTACACGTGCATCATTGACTCTTTAGGCCGTGCTGCTAGGTTTGGTGAAGCAGAAGTGATTTTAAATAAGATGCCATGTAAAGATGATCCAATTGTATGGGAGGTTTTGCTTAGCTCTTGCAGAGTTCATGCTAATGTCAACTTAGGGAAACAAGCAGCAGAGCAGCTTTTCCGCTTGGACCCGCAAAATCCAGCTCCTTATGTGCTTCTTTCCAACATCTATGCTGCTTTAGGAAGATGGGATGATGCATCAGCTGTTAGGGGGATGATGGGTGGCAGAGATGTTGTAAAATATCCAGGTTACAGCTGGATTGAATTTAAGAATGAGGTGCAAGCTTTTATGGTTGATGATGATCTCAGTAAAGTCGATGATGGGAACCCCCTTTCTTTGGGGATGATACAAACTGTCTCAAGAGGTGGAACTTGTTCTACATGATAAAGGAGTTGTAAGTATTTAGTGTGGAACAGCTCTCTGGCATCTCTGGACACCTGATCTAACCTGTCTTGAGGTGAGTGTGATGCCTATATGATGGCTTGTCTTTTCTCTTTGCCACCCAAGGAAGAATACCTCGTCTGTCATGGAGGCATTCATCAGCAATCATGGCAGAGACTGAGATCCAACTTGGTCAAACGAGTGATCTTTGTCATAAGAACACAGCATTCAGATACAAGGAAGTTTGAAAATATGCAGAATGCGAGCTGTGGAGGCTGCCTTGGTGAGTCAAATTTGGAGATTCATAAAGAGGAGGACCTGCAAACAATTGAGAACAGTGGGTTTAGTTTCCCAAACAAGGTTTGTGAAAGTAATGAATTCATTTTGGCATCATTAACTTTGATATAAATATAGCCATAAGTAATTGAGCCTGAAGGAGGCCGGAAGCTTTACAAGAGATGGGATGAACAGGACAGATATGCTACAAAACTCATTGTTCCTGTGGTATAGGAATGGAAAGACTACAGATGAGAAAGAAGCTGAGGTTTTCTTGGTTATGAGGATTCAAGTGAGGTGGAAATTACAGATTAGAGCTATATTACAGGGAATCCAGTTGTTATGATTAGGAATTGACTCTTATTGTATTAAATGGGCTGAAGGAATGGTGCAGACCTGCTAGACAAATGACTATCATGCAACAATCCATTTTTGGAGAAACTGAATGTGGGTTGACTACCTCTGAAAGCCCAATCAAAATAAACCAGAAGTCTGGAAGCTGCAGTTGTCtgtttaaaattatttttgatGTGGATCAGATTGTTCCAAGGAACAGACGTTTGGGGCGAACAACCATTCTTGTTCCCAAGGCTCAGATGCAGGAAAGAGAAAACCTATGGAAGCTGTTaggatttgaagaggtttgAAGATACAGAACCTCCATGGCgaaattttagtccaaaacaAGGTTCTAAATTTCGGGTTTCGATAAACCAAAATACAGGTCAGAATCTCCGACATTTTGGAGAAACAAGGTACTTGTCTGGGTTGTGGCCTACCCCCGAAAGTGCTTTTTTggtctaattttttgtttacaGCCTACTTTTGACCCTTTAAAGTTAATCCACAAGCTATTTTCACAACACCCAAAATGGTATTTGTGTGTTAACCCGAGTTTATTAGTTTCCGTTCAATGATGTTGTACAATAGCCTTGTTAATTTCTTATTCACACTAGGCCTACATATAACTTGGACAATAGAAATGTGAATAAGCTATTAAAACAAGCAAAAACGTCAAACTTAGATAGTGAATTAAGCTTGGATAGGAAGGCATAGAGGACTTTTccgaaaaaaaagagagagagatagacataattccaaaaaaaagaaaagaaaagaaaagatagacATAGATCTGGACATATCGATGGCCTACctaaccttttttcttttaaacgaattttacaattttatatatttttaggaTTGATCCCGAGTCCCTGACCGATCCCAAATATAGCACCTTTTAATTCTCTTGACCAAATTATTGTCAATTTTGATTGGTATCAAATCATCATCGGCCAAGGCCGATCCTAACTGAGATCTTAAACATGATTGCAAAACTTTGCCATGACAAGGTGATGTTGTAATTTTTTGACAAATGTTTTCCTAAGTGAGACATAGGAGCCACTTCTAGACACCGCGGCATAGATGTGCCTCTCTTGGAGGAGGTATGGCCCCTATGTCCCACCCTTAAAACTTTgtaccatctcttcttcttctttttcttctgttttttttttttttttggaaagagaaCACTACCTTACTGGCATAGGTACACACCAACACTAGACCAATATAAGGGTTTGCGGAAGCATCTTCAGTGCAAGGGGCAACGCAGTCTTTCTACACCTGCTATGTCTAGatgtacacacacacacacacacaagagggtagcgtactttcttttttttttttttttttgagagggaAGAGTGCAGCTCCTACACTTGCGCGAGGGCCAATGGAAATACACTAAAAAGCATCCACAAAAAATTCATTGTCCCTTTCATGGGGGTGGACTGATCATTCCCCCCTCTTCGGCCACTGCTAGGGTGCGAGGGCCACACTCCCCCatagagaacatttttttttaaataataaaagaaaacttcattaAAATAAGCAAATTGGCAAAGTATAATACATAGCATTCTAAAccgaaaaataaataaatacataacaTTCAAAATAAAACTCAAGGGGCCCGCGTAGCTCACTTGGTAAAGACGgggaaaaaacaaattaaaatcaaaatgttGTTTTTCTTAGCCCTACGTGCTTGGATGATGGgccacaaaaattaaaaatgtgtccttttttaaaattaaaatattttaaagtcaaaagaaaatccCTAATATCCATCCGATATGAAAACACCTACCACACACATTGGTTGGGTAAGTCCTTTGAGCACTCACCAGATTTCTAACTCGTATACCCTGCTTGCATAACCAAAGCATAAGTACGCATGTATACTCAAGTTTAAATTCGCCACTCATTTTTTAGTAACTTAGTATTACATATTGTAACAAGAGCAAGTGATGTGCTAATTTTAATCCTTGGATAAATAAGATAAAGGgtttattttgtgatttcaatattagtttcTTCTCACCGATTAGTTATCCATCATTCCATTGATTAGGTTATTtgtttttatcaaaaataaaataaaatttaagtcaaataaaaaaaaaaaaggtcaattgTAGGCAACATCTGAATATGTAGATTTAGACATCCTGATTGGGGAGGCAATCACCATTCGAATGGGCAGCTCTACTGCTCATGATTTGGGTGTCTTTCATCTACAGGTCGAGTCAGGTTAATTGTGAGGTGATTCGTTGGCTCTCTAACCCCAGAAGGTGATATGTGTTGCTCACTCCCTTTTCCAGATGGCCATGTATTTGCCAAGTAGGAAACTTTGGCTAATATCTACTCGTTGGCTCCAGGACCTGTGTGTCTCTAATGCCTCAGTGTTCCCTTGGCGTTCTCAATAAAGCTTTTattccaccccacccccccctccaacacacacacacaaaaaaagttTTCCCTTAACGATGATTAAACAATTATTTAATTCGTCACAAGGATTACGTTGGAAATGTCAATCGGTCATCTAGTCAAGCTTGGCGAGTCTATACCTTTGCATCATGACTTGTCTATTTAAGAAATAAGTCGATCTTGATCGGTTTTGTATTAAGTTCAATCAGGTTTCAGGCTTCTCCTAATCGGATTGATCGGGCCTAAAATAAGCCTTAAACggtctttaattgtcttagatttaagaaacttaatatattttattaaagcaaaaaaattcaataaaaccTTTATACTTAAttgcattcaataattgataatatatacatatatatatatatatatatatcatactgcTATActatactactattaaaaagtacgtactccccgTCTTTGGTATACATTTTCGAAAAGACAAAAAAGCCTATCAACATCTTAAANNNNNNNNNNNNNNNNNNNNTAtagattaatttaaaaaaaaaaaaacatggagaGCAAAAAGGGAgagtaattattaagtattaaaaaggataaaaaaaaaatgacacataaTAACCCACAAGAGGCGTGGGGAGAAAAATAGGGAGATttacaaaggtaaatatggagagagggagagagagttttttcaTCAATCTTCTTTCATCAATTTTAATGGtgaagtgaaaaaaataattaaataaaaacaccATAGGGAGCAGAAAGGGGgagtaattattaagtattaaaaaggataaaaaaaaataaatggcaCATAATAACCCACAAGAGGCGTggggagaaaaaatagagagattTACAAAGGCAAAAATATGGAGAGAGTTTTTTCACCAATCCTCTTTCGTCAATTATAATAGTTTTTCCGGTATGAAATTCCTCACTAATTACACTAttatttctctttatatatCTCCTTTCAAGTTTTGTATTATTTCTATAATAGACTATagcaagtctctctctcttagcTCTTAAAATCTCTCATTCTCCTTTAAAATATCTATCCTTTCTTATGGTAGTAACGTTTATTTCCATCAATTGctagggaaataaaaaaggtttCTCTCAATCCCCTTTCATCGCTTTTAAATAGGGAAATAAAACATTGAGCAAAAAGGGGGaagtaattattaattattacgtattattatttttgtttctctctctctctccctccataaATTTATGAAAGCCATGGTGTTTCAGTATGATCGAGGCTCGGTTGTTTGATTGTTTATGAGGAGAAAGCTCATAGGTTAGGGCTTCCATCTATTTTTATTAGTTCACAATGATACTCATTTGATGAGGTAttgtatatgtttttttttattattattttttttttatttttttaatggttctATGATTTgggtttatgtttttttatttcctcttctgattttGTCCAATTTGCTTTATTGGATATGTAgtttgaagggttttttttagaTTGATTGTTATGTTCTGTGTTATGGGATGCCACTGATTTGGATTCATAAgaaatttcttgtttttgaagTTTAATCTACAACGAAATTGCTTTTTAAAAGATATGTGATTTCAAATTGGGTTTCAAAGCAGTAAGAGTTCAAATCTGAATTTCCCaattgagagaaagagagatttctCTTATAAATTTCCTTGATTTGTttaatctatcttttttattgatgttttttttttactttttctcaTTGGCAATAGAGGATTAGTGGTTTATCATATTAATAGATGAAGATGGGGTTTTGAACCTTGCAATGATTCCACATTCAAAGAGTTGACCAGgaaatgagaaattttttatttactctGTTTCATCCGTATTGAGATTCAAAGATATAAGATGgtatgtatatatttatattaacgGTTCTAATCCTCTATAAAACCTTTGCATAGAttggagggatttctatttttttttttcttctaataattAGGTATTAGAGGAACAATTGTGAACTCAACTTGAATAATGATTTAAGTGAGAACAACATAACAAGGGTAACTTGAATGCGTGGGAGAATGAATGAATCATCAGCCAACTTAtagtttattattttgatatatacatatattttacTTCCACTTATGTGATCAAGATCTTTACCCAGTATAAACCTATACTAAACCAAAGATGGTGTCTTTTTCATTATTGCTTTATAAACTACATATACATgaacacaatatatatatatatatattgtgaaaAAATACATCAATTCAAACTGAGACGTTTTCATCATAACAAATTCTGCTAAACGTCTAAGCTGTTGTTTTTTCGTTCTGAAACTGTTTATGAAACAGGTTTACCAAACTCATTTATAatgcaaaaaaataattttttaacacAGAAATGGAAAATTCTAGTTTTGATACGAAATGTCGTTCCTAAAacagaaacattaccaaacacaACTTCAATATAATCAACTAATCAAGTATGACTAAGGTATGGAACACAAAAAACCCAGGGTAAAAGAGAACTAGAGGAATAAAGTAGATTGGGTAATGTGTAGTATTTAGTTGTGCCAGTTGTTCTTCTTATGTCTTATGGTATCGCTTCAAATTTTATCCCATAATTTTTTAACATCACTTGACTCACAATGAATAATTATCATTGCAAAAAGTTTACGAACAATCCTTGGCATTTGAAAGTGAATTGAATCTTTCAAACATTATTGCCTTTGaaaatcaactaaaaatggtAAAATGTGAATTCACAATTGAAGTTTGGGTATTTACAATCATGATGGTAATAATCAAAGGAAACTTTCTTGCCTTtggaaatcaaataaaaatggtaGAAATTTTGGattcttcaagaagaaaaactattgaggtttgattatatatatattgtagaaATTATCTAGAATCATGACATgatattatggaaaaaaaaaattaacttgcctaaatcaaataaaattggtAAATATGGGATCCCAAGAAGGAAAACTACAAAGGGTTGGATATTTACATCATGATATTAAGAATATAAagcaaacaaagaaacaaattaatcaaCACTTTGACACTATGGGGtcaataatatttaaaaataaggtTGCAATTTTACAAATTAAGAGATGTCGATGCACAAAGCCAGGGTGCTTTGCCTTTCtagaaaacacattttttttttttgtggggggggatTCAATACCAACATCAAAATGAATTGATTAACTTGATAAAGAAAACAGACATAGTGAAGGGTGAAGTTTTTCTCTAGGATACCAAAATTTGTAAGTGGATAGTAACAATAATGAACAGTAATGCTCCCCCTCAATATATCATACTAATGGTTTCCAAGATGATTTGTTATTGAATGTccttgtattagttataattcTGATGGGTAGAGTatacacgtgcatttgcacatgcaagtttgctagtatatatatatatatatatatatatcaacatatgcccaaagaaaaaaacatattaaTGATCGGGCCAAATGTGTCAGGGCGAGTTGGGCTTGTAAATGGGTCAGGCTGAGTCCAACCTAGTAGGTTTTGTTGGGCTGGATTATTTTTAGTTATAACTttacccaatatatatatatatattacttatcCTTCCTTTACAATTATTTCTCCCTGATCTTATTACATCATGAACAAATTAAATCAATTTCCTTATTCCTAATTGTTTACCTATTTGACATGGGGAAGATAATTTAAAGTGTTTCTCCTGATATTTCCTCATTATAATTTATGAATATAAAATTTCGTTATGGTTCAAGCTCGAAAACAAATTGATCTAAATCGAtatttgatattaaaaaaaattgaaatatatcGAAAGTCATACCAGATCAAAACCAATTGAAAACCAAAGTTTTTTAaaggttcgattttggtttcactcATTATCAATCCAAAATCATATCAACCCAACCAAAACCCTGGCCAAACcaaccgtttgacaccccttAGAGTGTGCATAGGAGCATCAACATCAATGTAAGTAGTAATTTCACAATGAATGGACAATAATTTCACGTGCTACTGTGTCTGGCTCTGGCCAGAGGGCCATGCTACCATGcagctttctttcttccttttattattagttaaaaaaaaaaaaaatcaaattagggATTTTCAATAAGAggaataaaaatcaattaaaaccaACCGGTCTGTTTCAGTTTTAGGACCAAACCTAAAAGGGCTCGGTTCTGGTCCGGTTTTCTAAGACGAGTGGCCTAGCTTTCACGCGCATTAGATACCCATAACGCTAAACGCGTTTCTATAAGTAGCGAGGGCAGCGCCCGCGGACGCTGAGATTGTCGATTCTTCGCTGCAGCTTTTCTCACCTTCCTTTTAGCTCGTCAAACCCTAGCTTTGCACTCGTTTCAGGAAAAAAATTTCTGGTTCCTTCAGATTGCCAAATTATTTACCAAGGATGTAAGTGTTCTTCTACTGTTCTTTTAGTTTGTTTGATCTTCGCTGGATCATTCTTCCTTTTGATGCTTTAGAACTTTACCGTTTATATGGTTTTGTTCTCTGTTTTGTTGAAAAAACCCTAGGTTTGTATTTCTCGCTTATTTTGGGTTTCGTTTATCCTATTGAAATGTCCCATTAGGGTTTCCTTGTTATCTTTATATGAAAGTTTGCAACTTTGTATTTTCATGCGCTAATTGATTGATTTGAAGATTTGAGTCGCTCTATCTTTGCGGGTTTCTTAAATcttttaatgttgattttgtaTTGCGTCTCCTGAGTTGTGCAACCGTCTCGGAAGGCGGCCTGAGAGGGTTTTGTTTAGCTCTGCTCCGTGCTGGTcttttgaccctttttttttctctggtgTTGCCCTATATTTCCCTTGGCTGGGTATAGAGTACGTTTACGCCTGCTCGTCTTTAGcttaatttagattaattatttCTTGtgaagtattttttttccttctaattttTAGGCCTATGCAACTTGTTGGTTAAAGTATTGGAAAAACTCATCCAGCGATTCTAGCATTTCTTTGCCTTATATTTCTGAATTTTACATTCCATTACTTCGATATGTACTTATATGTATCACCTCTGTGCGGGTTTTTACACATCTTTTTATTAGTAGATTTGTGACTTAGCTTGGGTCAATTTTTTTAGATGGCGGCAAAA is a genomic window of Macadamia integrifolia cultivar HAES 741 chromosome 13, SCU_Mint_v3, whole genome shotgun sequence containing:
- the LOC122059208 gene encoding pentatricopeptide repeat-containing protein At4g20770, which gives rise to MQSKVTHFGNLLQTCIDKKAHLIGKCLQAQIIVNGLFSDIFLSNRLIEFYYKCGDIGSARHVFDTMPGRNVYTWNAIVTAFCKARNLQDALQLFMAMPERNGVSWNTVISSLVRNGLESQALDYYCMMHREGFGPSHFTFSSVLSACGSLMDIGHGRRCHSTVIKVGLDHNKYVENALVGMYAKCGIINDAIQVFGEMCHPNEVSFTALMGGLAQTDHVDEALRMFTKMHKIGIRIDPVSLSGVLSVCARGESEHGVQCYVHGLQVHCLSIKLGFELDLHVGNSLIDMYAKNENMETAEMLFASFPEVNNVSWNILIAGYGQMGRSDKAVELLGRMQRDGFEPDEVTYISMLGACVKSGDMVTGRQMFERMSIPKVSSWNALLTGYSQKGNHKEALEFFRKMQFLSVQPDRTTLAIVLSSCAGMGFLEGGKQVHAVLTKASFQADIFVASGLIDMYSKCESIDLARCFFDRMPERDIVCWNSMISGFALHSLHREAFTLFQQLQEKGMRPSQFSYASVLSSCARLASVSQGRQIHAQIAKDGHMHDVYVGSALIDLYSRCGDVDDARQFFNEMTNKNTVSWNEMIHGYAQNGCGEESVDLFQDMILSGEKPDSITFIAVLTACSHSGLVDEGLKIFNSMEQDHGVEPLAEHYTCIIDSLGRAARFGEAEVILNKMPCKDDPIVWEVLLSSCRVHANVNLGKQAAEQLFRLDPQNPAPYVLLSNIYAALGRWDDASAVRGMMGGRDVVKYPGYSWIEFKNEVQAFMVDDDLSKVDDGNPLSLGMIQTVSRGGTCST